In a genomic window of Desulfobulbaceae bacterium:
- a CDS encoding glutamine--tRNA ligase/YqeY domain fusion protein yields KEEVEYAEAIKDDVKWLGFDWGDKLFYASDYFEQLHDYAVQLIKKGKAYVCSLPAEQIREYRGTLTEPGKNSPYRDRTVEENIDLFARMRAGEFADGAHILRAKIDMSSGNINMRDPAIFRIRKVDHHRTADTWCIYPMYDFAHCLSDAIEKITHSLCTLEFEDHRPLYDWILDELETPCHPQQIEFSRLNLTYTVMSKRKLLQLVAEKYVEGWNDPRMLTISGLRRRGYTPASIRNFCGIIGISKKDSRIDMGVLENCIREDLNDHAPRVMGVLDPIKVVIDNYPDDLVEEMECMNHPQQPEMGTRKVAFCKEIYIERDDFMEDAPRKFFRMTPGREVRLRFAYLVTCTSVVKDESTGEVIELRCTYDPESKGGTAPDGRKVKATIHWVSARHGVQAKVRLYDRLFSMEDPEANKEIDFKANLNPASLQELDRCFLEPTLADVAPGTHVQFERQGYFFSDPIDSVPGAPVFNRTVGLRDTWEKVKGR; encoded by the coding sequence CCAAGGAGGAAGTGGAGTATGCAGAGGCCATTAAGGACGATGTGAAATGGCTGGGCTTTGACTGGGGTGATAAGCTCTTCTATGCCTCGGACTATTTTGAGCAGCTGCACGACTATGCTGTTCAGCTCATCAAAAAGGGCAAGGCCTATGTCTGTAGTCTTCCTGCTGAGCAGATTCGCGAGTACAGGGGGACTTTGACTGAGCCTGGCAAGAATAGTCCGTATCGAGATCGTACGGTTGAGGAAAATATTGATCTTTTTGCCCGCATGCGTGCCGGGGAGTTTGCTGATGGTGCCCATATTCTCCGGGCCAAGATTGATATGAGTTCTGGAAATATTAATATGCGTGATCCGGCTATTTTTCGTATTCGAAAAGTTGATCACCACAGAACGGCTGATACCTGGTGCATTTACCCAATGTATGATTTTGCCCATTGTCTCTCTGATGCTATCGAGAAAATTACACATTCGCTCTGTACATTAGAGTTTGAAGACCATCGACCCTTGTATGACTGGATTCTTGATGAGCTTGAGACCCCCTGCCATCCACAGCAGATTGAGTTTTCTCGGCTGAATCTTACCTATACGGTTATGAGTAAACGAAAATTGCTGCAACTTGTGGCCGAGAAATATGTCGAGGGCTGGAATGACCCGCGTATGCTGACCATTTCCGGGCTTCGCAGAAGGGGTTATACCCCGGCCTCTATCCGAAATTTTTGTGGGATTATTGGTATCAGCAAAAAAGACAGCCGAATTGATATGGGGGTTTTGGAAAACTGTATTCGTGAAGACTTAAATGATCACGCTCCTCGGGTTATGGGAGTTTTGGATCCAATCAAGGTTGTCATTGATAATTATCCCGATGATCTTGTTGAAGAGATGGAGTGCATGAATCATCCGCAGCAACCTGAAATGGGGACTCGGAAAGTAGCTTTCTGTAAAGAGATCTATATCGAACGAGATGATTTTATGGAAGATGCGCCCCGAAAATTCTTCCGAATGACTCCCGGCAGGGAAGTGCGATTACGTTTTGCCTATCTGGTGACCTGCACCAGCGTGGTGAAGGATGAATCTACAGGGGAAGTTATTGAGCTTCGTTGTACTTATGATCCAGAAAGCAAGGGCGGCACTGCGCCGGACGGGCGAAAGGTCAAAGCGACAATCCATTGGGTTTCAGCCAGACATGGCGTTCAAGCAAAAGTACGGCTCTATGATAGACTTTTTTCCATGGAAGATCCGGAAGCCAACAAGGAGATTGATTTTAAGGCGAACTTAAATCCTGCCTCTTTGCAGGAACTTGACAGATGTTTTCTGGAGCCAACTCTTGCTGATGTGGCGCCGGGGACCCATGTTCAGTTTGAACGCCAAGGCTATTTTTTCTCGGATCCGATTGATTCTGTGCCGGGCGCACCTGTCTTTAATCGAACGGTTGGACTTCGTGATACCTGGGAAAAAGTGAAAGGCAGGTAG
- a CDS encoding diguanylate cyclase gives MNLTIPEVTEKILSSLTEDDLNKKYLVDRLDELSTPVGNLSFYTGLLELFIHMSVDEETAKQHWRGIFDNYENMNEQLDRDIGIRVAIMDYFVNLNKTLKQPIVVEMHVFKETEKLAMLDGLTGLFNRRYFDVNLLKELRRASRYDKDMSILMLDIDNFKQLNDKKGHLFGDMVLKKLSALLVETSRGEDIICRYGGEEFIVILPETNAKGAYMFSERVRNTMKSSDFFEEYGITFSAGVIPYPYGGKTPDELLERVDKALYEAKFSGKNCTVIASVEKRRRERFAKTWKVSYQKLSRRKEVREIVETFTQDVSLGGLCIETTEKFPVETKLLLDIELPTGLPTVLSTVAGEVVWVQKVKETFRYGIQFVDLRAELLHKMMLVLPSDNFDPTELLPI, from the coding sequence ATGAATCTAACGATCCCTGAAGTTACTGAAAAAATACTGTCATCGCTAACCGAGGACGACCTTAATAAAAAGTATCTTGTCGATCGGCTGGATGAGCTTTCAACCCCAGTGGGAAATCTTTCATTTTATACTGGTTTACTGGAGCTTTTTATTCATATGTCAGTGGATGAAGAGACTGCCAAACAGCATTGGCGGGGGATTTTTGATAATTATGAGAATATGAATGAACAGCTTGATCGTGATATTGGAATACGGGTTGCGATCATGGATTATTTCGTCAATCTCAACAAAACCCTTAAGCAACCAATTGTGGTTGAAATGCATGTTTTTAAAGAGACTGAAAAACTAGCTATGCTTGATGGGCTGACAGGGCTTTTTAACCGACGGTACTTTGATGTAAATCTCTTGAAGGAGTTACGGCGGGCATCACGTTATGATAAGGATATGAGTATATTGATGCTCGATATTGACAATTTTAAACAGCTCAACGATAAGAAGGGGCACCTTTTTGGAGATATGGTTCTCAAAAAGCTGTCTGCCCTTTTGGTTGAAACGAGCCGTGGTGAGGATATTATCTGCAGATACGGAGGCGAAGAGTTTATTGTCATCTTGCCTGAAACAAACGCCAAAGGCGCCTATATGTTTTCTGAACGGGTGCGGAATACTATGAAGAGTTCTGACTTTTTTGAAGAGTATGGGATCACCTTCAGTGCTGGCGTGATTCCATATCCTTATGGTGGGAAGACTCCTGACGAGCTTCTGGAAAGGGTTGATAAAGCTCTCTATGAAGCAAAGTTTTCTGGGAAAAACTGTACGGTTATTGCTTCTGTGGAAAAAAGGAGGCGAGAGCGCTTTGCCAAAACATGGAAAGTGTCCTATCAGAAACTTTCACGCCGTAAAGAAGTTCGGGAGATTGTAGAAACTTTTACGCAAGATGTTTCGTTAGGTGGGTTATGTATTGAAACTACAGAGAAATTCCCAGTGGAAACCAAGTTGCTGCTTGATATTGAACTGCCAACAGGTCTGCCAACAGTTCTGTCAACTGTGGCAGGCGAAGTTGTTTGGGTCCAAAAGGTTAAAGAAACGTTTAGATACGGAATTCAATTTGTCGATCTGCGTGCTGAACTATTGCACAAGATGATGCTAGTGCTCCCCTCTGATAATTTTGATCCTACTGAATTATTGCCAATTTAG